CTAGGTACCGTACTAGTAATATTTATGGGAAAGATATGCAAAGGTATAATATGAGGAGGCACTAGTCTTGGGCAATAACATAGAGTGGCTTAAAGAGCACTTAAAGAGCATTTATGATCGCAATCCCTATGTACGGTTACTGCAAATTTCAATAGCGAAAATTGAAGAGGGACGGGCCGAGTTGATCATGCCAGTCATTTATGAGAAGCATACAAATCTTTATGGTGTCGCTCATGGAGGGGCACTAGCTTCCTTGGCCGACACGGCAATGGGAGTGGCGTGTGCTACGCTGGGCAACCGAGTGGTAACGCTCGATATGAATATCAATTACATCCGCGGAGCGAAGCAGCAGTCTGTTGTCAAAGCTATCGGAACTGTTGTTCATAAAGGAAAAAGTACTATGGTTGTAGAAGCGGACGTGCGCGATTGTGCTGAAGACTTTTTATTGGCCAAAGCACGGGGGACTTTTTTCATTATTGGCGCTTTTGATAAAGGTGATCACCGTGATTGAAGTTCAGATTCCAACGGAACACGGTTATCTGTCAGGTGTGTTACACCGCCCTGATGGCGGCGGCAACTGTGCTTTGGTTATCTGCCACGGTTTCCGTGGCTCCAAAGACGGGGGCGGCAAGGCCGTACAACTAGCTAATGAGGCTGCAAAGTTAGGTATTTTTGTGCTGCGCTTTGATTTTACCCCTTTGCAGTCATTATCACATCAGATTTCCGAGGTAGGTTATGCCGTCGACTATTGCCGGCGATTTGTTCATCGTGTCTTGCTTTTAGGCCGCAGTATGGGTGGAAGTGCTTCGCTTGTTTTTGCGGCGAAGGATAAAAATATCGCCGGCCTGTGTCTATGGGCTACTCCCTGTAATTTGCACGCAACCTTTCGCTTAGCCCTTGGCGAAGGATATGATAAGCTTGTTAGGGGGGAACGGTTGTATATTTGTGATAATTACGGGAAGCTGGAACTAGGCCCGGAGTTTCTCCATGATTTAAGCCGCCATGAATTGCTTGGTACTTTGCA
This sequence is a window from Sporolituus thermophilus DSM 23256. Protein-coding genes within it:
- a CDS encoding alpha/beta hydrolase — protein: MIEVQIPTEHGYLSGVLHRPDGGGNCALVICHGFRGSKDGGGKAVQLANEAAKLGIFVLRFDFTPLQSLSHQISEVGYAVDYCRRFVHRVLLLGRSMGGSASLVFAAKDKNIAGLCLWATPCNLHATFRLALGEGYDKLVRGERLYICDNYGKLELGPEFLHDLSRHELLGTLQSLPPIPILIVHGNQDEIVPLSQAHALYEQAAPPKELVVIDGADHHFTGHSEQAIEATLRWLKMWFCSGSI
- a CDS encoding PaaI family thioesterase, which gives rise to MGNNIEWLKEHLKSIYDRNPYVRLLQISIAKIEEGRAELIMPVIYEKHTNLYGVAHGGALASLADTAMGVACATLGNRVVTLDMNINYIRGAKQQSVVKAIGTVVHKGKSTMVVEADVRDCAEDFLLAKARGTFFIIGAFDKGDHRD